A genomic stretch from Mesoplodon densirostris isolate mMesDen1 chromosome 3, mMesDen1 primary haplotype, whole genome shotgun sequence includes:
- the LOC132485572 gene encoding LOW QUALITY PROTEIN: olfactory receptor 1I1 (The sequence of the model RefSeq protein was modified relative to this genomic sequence to represent the inferred CDS: inserted 2 bases in 2 codons; deleted 2 bases in 1 codon), whose amino-acid sequence TAVSEFLLLGLSEKSEHQIFLWAVPLMYLVTVFGNLLIILANTTDTHLHTPMYFFLSNLCLVNIFLSSTTVPKMLVNLWTQSQAIPFMPCPDVCCLAQMYAFHLFGSIDSFLLAVMAIDRLMAIVHPLFYLAIMSPRVCGLLVGEPWLITNLQSLVHTCLMAQLTFCASSEMPHFFCDLIPLPKLSSSGTRTNELLIFPFGIILGISSLACILFSYTSIFQAVFKSLSTQVKWKAFSTCSSHLTVVSLYYGTXFTVYLQPASPTPXQKDKAVALMCWVVIPMLNLFIYSLRNKDMKAALRKLIGKVAPSQS is encoded by the exons ACAGCAGTCTCAGAATTCCTCCTCCTGGGACTCTCGGAAAAGTCAGAGCATCAGATCTTCCTCTGGGCTGTTCCTCTCATGTACCTGGTCACCGTCTTTGGAAACCTGCTCATCATCCTGGCCAACACCACAGACACCCACCTCCACACACCCATGTACTTCTTCCTCTCCAACCTGTGCCTGGTCAACATCTTCTTGTCTTCCACCACCGTCCCCAAGATGCTGGTGAACCTCTGGACTCAGAGCCAAGCCATCCCCTTT ATGCCTTGCCCAGATGTATGCTGTCTTGCCCAGATGTATGCCTTCCACCTGTTCGGGAGCATAGACAGCTTCCTCCTGGCCGTGATGGCCATTGATAGGCTCATGGCCATTGTCCACCCTCTGTTCTACTTGGCCATTATGAGCCCCCGTGTGTGCGGGCTGCTGGTGGGGGAGCCGTGGCTGATCACCAACCTCCAGTCCCTTGTGCACACCTGCCTCATGGCCCAACTGACCTTCTGTGCCAGCTCTGAAATGCCCCACTTCTTCTGCGACCTCATACCCCTGCCGAAGCTCTCCAGCTCAGGCACACGCACCAACGAGTTGCTGATCTTTCCTTTCGGCATCATCTTGGGCATCAGCTCCCTCGCATGCATCCTCTTCTCTTATACTTCCATTTTCCAAGCAGTCTTCAAGAGCCTTTCTACTCAGGTCAAATGGAAAGCCTTCTCCACTTGCAGCTCACACCTCACCGTGGTGTCACTATACTATGGCA ATTTCACTGTGTACCTGCAGCCTGCATCTCCCACTC CCCAGAAGGACAAGGCGGTTGCCCTGATGTGTTGGGTGGTCATCCCCATGCTGAATCTCTTTATCTACAGCCTAAGGAACAAGGACATGAAGGCAGCCCTGAGGAAGCTGATCGGCAAAGTAGCCCCCTCTCAGTCCTAG
- the SYDE1 gene encoding rho GTPase-activating protein SYDE1 isoform X3 has product MAEPLLRKTFSRLRGREKLPRKKSDAKERGRPAQRPEPSPPEPEPQAPEGSQAGAEGPPSPEASRSPARGAYLQSLEPSSRRWVLGGAKPPDEATLGPGAAGSREPAGEIWYNPIPEEDPRLPAPELPGPQPGSAEPESLASPGAAPASPPTKASRTKSPGPARRLSMKMKKLPELRRRLSLRSTRAGRERERAAPAGSVISRYHLDSSVGTPGRAAVSEGARGLRAGYLSDGDSPERPAGPPSPTAFRPYEVGPSARTPPSALWGRLSLHLYGLGGLRPAPGATPRDLCCLLQVDGVARARTGPLRGGPDFLRLDHTFHLELEAARLLRALVLAWDPGVRRHRPCAQGTVLLPTVFRGCEAQQLAVRLEPQGLLYAKLTLSEQQEAPGTAEPRVFGLPLPLLVEREQSPGQVPLIIQKCVGQIERRGLRVVGLYRLCGSAAVKKELRDAFERDSAAVCLSEDLYPDINVVTGILKDYLRELPTPLITQPLYQVVLEAMAREPPSRAPSSTEGTRGLLSCLPDVERVCQPTIREVPGCGILDKSRPSLCLNILIYKMGLIPALPNTQRSRLKPKFCHFKVKLPFASVSPPAKWDHNTNT; this is encoded by the exons ATGGCCGAGCCGCTACTCAGGAAAACCTTCTCCCGCCTTCGGGGCCGGGAGAAACTTCCCCGGAAAAAGTCGGACGCGAAGGAGCGCG GCCGCCCAGCCCAGCGCCCGGAGCCCAGTCCTCCAGAACCAGAGCCCCAGGCCCCGGAAGGATCCCAGGCTGGAGCAGAGGGGCCCCCCAGCCCCGAGGCATCTCGGAGCCCAGCTCGGGGTGCCTACCTGCAGAGCCTGGAGCCCAGCAGCCGCCGATGGGTGCTGGGCGGGGCCAAGCCACCAGATGAGGCCACCTTGGGGCCCGGGGCAGCTGGCAGTAGGGAGCCTGCTGGTGAGATCTGGTACAACCCCATCCCTGAGGAGGACCCCAGACTCCCGGCACCTGAGCTCCCAGGCCCACAGCCAGGCTCAGCTGAGCCGGAGAGCCTGGCCTCCCCAG GCGCAGCCCCCGCCAGTCCCCCAACCAAAGCCTCCCGCACCAAGTCCCCAGGCCCGGCCAGGCGGCTCTCAATGAAGATGAAGAAGCTGCCCGAGCTGCGGCGCCGCCTGAGTCTGCGGAGCACCCGGGCTGGCCGAGAGCGTGAGCGAGCCGCCCCCGCGGGGTCCGTCATCAGCCGTTACCACCTGGACAGCAGCGTGGGGACCCCGGGGCGGGCGGCAGTGTCTGAGGGCGCACGGGGCCTGAGGGCCGGTTACCTCAGTGATGGCGACTCTCCTGAGCGCCCAGCGGGGCCCCCGTCGCCCACCGCCTTCCGCCCCTATGAGGTGGGCCCATCGGCCCGGACGCCCCCCAGTGCACTCTGGGGCCGCCTCAGCCTACACTTGTACGGGCTGGGGGGGCTGCGACCGGCACCTGGGGCCACTCCGCGAGACCTCTGCTGCCTGCTGCAGGTGGATGGGGTGGCCCGGGCCCGAACGGGGCCACTGCGTGGGGGGCCAGACTTCCTGCGGCTGGACCACACCTTCCACCTGGAACTCGAGGCCGCGCGGCTGCTGCGGGCCCTGGTGCTGGCATGGGACCCCGGCGTTCGGCGGCACCGGCCCTGCGCCCAGGGTACTGTGCTGCTGCCCACGGTTTTCCGAG GGTGCGAGGCCCAGCAGCTggctgtgcgcctggagccccaAGGGCTGCTGTACGCCAAGCTGACCCTGTCGGAGCAACAGGAAGCACCAGGCACAGCTGAGCCCCGAGTCTTCGGGCTGCCCCTGCCACTGCTGGTGGAGCGGGAGCAGTCCCCGGGCCAGGTGCCCCTCATCATCCAGAAGTGTGTTGGGCAGATTGAGCGCCGAGGGCTACGG GTAGTGGGGCTGTACCGTCTGTGTGGCTCAGCAGCTGTGAAGAAAGAGCTTCGAGATGCCTTTGAGCGGGACAGTGCAGCTGTCTGCCTCTCCGAGGACCTGTACCCCGATATCAATGTCGTCACTG GCATCCTCAAGGATTATCTTCGGGAGTTGCCTACCCCGCTCATCACCCAGCCCCTCTATCAGGTGGTGTTGGAGGCCATGGCCCGAGAGCCCCCAAGCAGGGCTCCTTCCAGCACTGAGGGCACCCGTGGGCTCCTCAGCTGCCTGCCAGATGTGGAGAGG GTGTGTCAACCTACCATAAGGGAAGTTCCTGGCTGTGGTATCCTGGACAAGTCCcgaccctctctgtgcctcaatatcctcatctataaaatgggattaatacCAGCCCTGCCTAACACACAGAGGAGTAGGCTCAAGCCCAAGTTCTGCCATTTCAAAGTTAAGTTACCTTTCGCTTCAGTCTCCCCTCCAGCAAAATGGGATCATAATACTAATACCTAA
- the SYDE1 gene encoding rho GTPase-activating protein SYDE1 isoform X1 produces MCGVSVLSAFSCWGKSPGPGLLWEQWEAESHTPCSLPGRPAQRPEPSPPEPEPQAPEGSQAGAEGPPSPEASRSPARGAYLQSLEPSSRRWVLGGAKPPDEATLGPGAAGSREPAGEIWYNPIPEEDPRLPAPELPGPQPGSAEPESLASPGAAPASPPTKASRTKSPGPARRLSMKMKKLPELRRRLSLRSTRAGRERERAAPAGSVISRYHLDSSVGTPGRAAVSEGARGLRAGYLSDGDSPERPAGPPSPTAFRPYEVGPSARTPPSALWGRLSLHLYGLGGLRPAPGATPRDLCCLLQVDGVARARTGPLRGGPDFLRLDHTFHLELEAARLLRALVLAWDPGVRRHRPCAQGTVLLPTVFRGCEAQQLAVRLEPQGLLYAKLTLSEQQEAPGTAEPRVFGLPLPLLVEREQSPGQVPLIIQKCVGQIERRGLRVVGLYRLCGSAAVKKELRDAFERDSAAVCLSEDLYPDINVVTGILKDYLRELPTPLITQPLYQVVLEAMAREPPSRAPSSTEGTRGLLSCLPDVERATLTLLLDHLRLVSSFHAHNRMTPQNLAVCFGPVLLPARQAPARPRIRSSGPGLSNAVDFKRHIEVLHYLLQAWPDPRRPPEAPELVPYLRPKRQPPLHLPLASPEVVTRPRGRGGPESPPSNRYAGDWSVCGRDFLPCGRDFLSGPDYDHVTGSDSEDEDEEAGEPTVATDFEDDFEAPFNPHLNLKDFDALIMDLERELSKQINVCL; encoded by the exons ATGTGTGGAGTGTCAGTGCTGAGTGCATTCTCCTGCTGGGGGAagagccctgggccgggactgCTCTGGGAGCAGTGGGAGGCTGAGTCTCACACCCCTTGCTCTCTGCCAGGCCGCCCAGCCCAGCGCCCGGAGCCCAGTCCTCCAGAACCAGAGCCCCAGGCCCCGGAAGGATCCCAGGCTGGAGCAGAGGGGCCCCCCAGCCCCGAGGCATCTCGGAGCCCAGCTCGGGGTGCCTACCTGCAGAGCCTGGAGCCCAGCAGCCGCCGATGGGTGCTGGGCGGGGCCAAGCCACCAGATGAGGCCACCTTGGGGCCCGGGGCAGCTGGCAGTAGGGAGCCTGCTGGTGAGATCTGGTACAACCCCATCCCTGAGGAGGACCCCAGACTCCCGGCACCTGAGCTCCCAGGCCCACAGCCAGGCTCAGCTGAGCCGGAGAGCCTGGCCTCCCCAG GCGCAGCCCCCGCCAGTCCCCCAACCAAAGCCTCCCGCACCAAGTCCCCAGGCCCGGCCAGGCGGCTCTCAATGAAGATGAAGAAGCTGCCCGAGCTGCGGCGCCGCCTGAGTCTGCGGAGCACCCGGGCTGGCCGAGAGCGTGAGCGAGCCGCCCCCGCGGGGTCCGTCATCAGCCGTTACCACCTGGACAGCAGCGTGGGGACCCCGGGGCGGGCGGCAGTGTCTGAGGGCGCACGGGGCCTGAGGGCCGGTTACCTCAGTGATGGCGACTCTCCTGAGCGCCCAGCGGGGCCCCCGTCGCCCACCGCCTTCCGCCCCTATGAGGTGGGCCCATCGGCCCGGACGCCCCCCAGTGCACTCTGGGGCCGCCTCAGCCTACACTTGTACGGGCTGGGGGGGCTGCGACCGGCACCTGGGGCCACTCCGCGAGACCTCTGCTGCCTGCTGCAGGTGGATGGGGTGGCCCGGGCCCGAACGGGGCCACTGCGTGGGGGGCCAGACTTCCTGCGGCTGGACCACACCTTCCACCTGGAACTCGAGGCCGCGCGGCTGCTGCGGGCCCTGGTGCTGGCATGGGACCCCGGCGTTCGGCGGCACCGGCCCTGCGCCCAGGGTACTGTGCTGCTGCCCACGGTTTTCCGAG GGTGCGAGGCCCAGCAGCTggctgtgcgcctggagccccaAGGGCTGCTGTACGCCAAGCTGACCCTGTCGGAGCAACAGGAAGCACCAGGCACAGCTGAGCCCCGAGTCTTCGGGCTGCCCCTGCCACTGCTGGTGGAGCGGGAGCAGTCCCCGGGCCAGGTGCCCCTCATCATCCAGAAGTGTGTTGGGCAGATTGAGCGCCGAGGGCTACGG GTAGTGGGGCTGTACCGTCTGTGTGGCTCAGCAGCTGTGAAGAAAGAGCTTCGAGATGCCTTTGAGCGGGACAGTGCAGCTGTCTGCCTCTCCGAGGACCTGTACCCCGATATCAATGTCGTCACTG GCATCCTCAAGGATTATCTTCGGGAGTTGCCTACCCCGCTCATCACCCAGCCCCTCTATCAGGTGGTGTTGGAGGCCATGGCCCGAGAGCCCCCAAGCAGGGCTCCTTCCAGCACTGAGGGCACCCGTGGGCTCCTCAGCTGCCTGCCAGATGTGGAGAGG GCTACACTGACGCTTCTCCTGGACCACCTGCGCCTTGTCTCCTCCTTCCACGCCCACAACCGCATGACTCCGCAGAACCTTGCCGTTTGCTTCGGTCCTGTGCTGCTGCCGGCGCGCCAGGCACCCGCCAGGCCCCGCATCCGCAGCTCTGGCCCGGGCCTCTCGAATGCAGTGGACTTCAAGCGCCACATCGAGGTGCTGCACTACCTGCTGCAAGCCTGGCCAG ATCCGCGCAGGCCCCCAGAGGCTCCGGAGCTCGTCCCGTACCTGCGGCCCAAACGACAGCCGCCGCTTCACTTGCCGCTAGCGAGCCCCGAAGTGGTGACTCGGCCCCGCGGCCGGGGCGGCCCCGAGAGCCCCCCGAGCAACCGCTACGCCGGTGACTGGAGCGTTTGCGGGCGGGACTTCCTGCCTTGTGGGCGGGACTTCCTGTCCGGGCCGGACTACGACCACGTGACGGGCAGCGACAGCGAAGACGAGGACGAAGAGGCTGGCGAGCCGACGGTCGCTACCGACTTCGAAGACGACTTCGAGGCTCCCTTCAACCCGCACCTGAACCTCAAAGACTTTGATGCCCTCATCATGGACCTGGAGAGAGAGCTCTCCAAGCAGATCAACGTGTGTCTGTGA
- the ILVBL gene encoding 2-hydroxyacyl-CoA lyase 2 isoform X2 → METPAAAAPAGSFFPSFLLLGFATLVAALLGAAHRLGLFYQLMHKVDKASIRHGGENVAAVLRAHGVRFLFTLVGGHISPLLVACEKLGIRVVDTRHEVTAVFAADAVARLTGTVGVAAVTAGPGLTNTVTAVKNAQIAQSPVLLLGGAASTLLQNRGALQAIDQMSLFRPLCKFCASVQRVREIIPTLRAAMAAAQSGTPGPVFVELPIDVLYPYFMVQKETVSAKPPKGLVGQGVSWYLENYLANLFAGAWEPQPEGPLPLDIPQASPQQVQRCVEILSRAKRPLVLLGSQALLPPTPSDKLRVAVETLGVPCFLGGMARGLLGRNHPLHIRQNRSAALKKADVVVLAGTVCDFRLSYGRVLSRSSKIIIVNRNRKEMLMNSDMFWKPQEAVQGPAPRSLLSCRGSSTPVQSSSTAFPCPALPIVPRTWTLPCGAGERELASSREVAPFAFMFGKIHCSSWWAASWRGLGGGKGAVRARTETMRPRVGMEREEKLNFSEPLCDHF, encoded by the exons ATGGAGACGCCCGCGGCTGCCGCCCCTGCTGGGAGCTTCTTCCCCTCTTTCCTGCTCCTGGGTTTCGCGACGCTAGTGGCCGCCTTGCTGGGTGCCGCTCACCGCCTGGGGCTCTTCTATCAGTTGATGCACAAG GTGGACAAGGCAAGCATCCGGCATGGTGGGGAGAATGTGGCAGCCGTGCTGAGGGCCCATGGCGTGCGGTTCCTTTTCACGCTGGTCGGCGGGCATATTTCCCCACTGCTGGTGGCCTGTGAGAAGCTGGGCATCCGCGTGGTGGACACCCGCCACGAAGTCACAGCCGTCTTTGCTGCTGATGCTGTGGCCCGCCTGACCG GGACAGTGGGCGTGGCGGCAGTGACAGCGGGCCCCGGCCTCACCAACACAGTGACTGCGGTGAAGAATGCCCAGATAGCCCAGTCCCCAGTCCTGCTTCTGGGTGGGGCTGCCAGCACCCTGCTGCAG AACCGGGGCGCACTCCAGGCTATTGATCAGATGTCCCTGTTCCGGCCACTCTGCAAGTTTTGTGCTTCTGTGCAGAGGGTGCGGGAGATCATCCCCACCCTGAGGGCCGCGATGGCTGCTGCTCAGTCGGGCACCCCAG GCCCGGTGTTTGTGGAACTGCCTATTGATGTGCTGTACCCCTACTTCATGGTTCAGAAGGAGACGGTGTCAGCTAAGCCGCCCAAGGGCCTCGTGGGTCAAGGGGTCTCCTG GTACTTAGAGAATTACCTGGCCAACCTCTTTGCAGGAGCCTGGGAGCCTCAGCCTGAGGGGCCTCTGCCTCTGGACATCCCTCAGGCTTCCCCTCAGCAG GTTCAGCGCTGTGTTGAGATCCTGAGTCGGGCCAAAAGGCCCCTTGTGCTGCTTGGGAGCCAGGCCCTGTTGCCTCCAACACCTTCAGACAAACTTCG GGTTGCTGTGGAGACCCTGGGTGTCCCCTGCTTCCTGGGCGGGATGGCGCGGGGACTGCTGGGCCGGAACCACCCCCTTCACATCCGGCAGAACCGCAGTGCCGCCCTGAAGAAGGCAGATGTTGTCGTCCTGGCAG GAACGGTGTGTGACTTCCGTCTGTCCTATGGCCGTGTCCTCAGCCGCAGCAGCAAAATCATCATTGTCAACCGTAACCGGAAAGAGATGTTGATGAACTCAGACATGTTCTGGAAGCCCCAGGAGGCTGTGCAGG GACCTGCCCCGAGGTCTCTCTTGTCCTGTCGTGGCTCCTCCACCCCTGTTCAGTCCTCTTCCACGGCCTTTCCATGCCCTGCTTTGCCCATCGTTCCAAGGACGTGGACTCTACCCTGCGGTGCAGGCGAGAGGGAACTTGCGTCAAGCAGAGAAGTGGCACCATTTGCATTCATGTTTGGGAAAATCCACTGTAGCAGCTGGTGGGCAGCGAGTTGGAGGGGACTGGGTGGAGGCAAGGGGGCTGTTAGGGCCAGGACAGAAACGATGAGGCCTcgagtggggatggagagggaggagaaactcaacttctctgagcctctgtgtgATCATTTCTAA
- the SYDE1 gene encoding rho GTPase-activating protein SYDE1 isoform X2, whose translation MAEPLLRKTFSRLRGREKLPRKKSDAKERGRPAQRPEPSPPEPEPQAPEGSQAGAEGPPSPEASRSPARGAYLQSLEPSSRRWVLGGAKPPDEATLGPGAAGSREPAGEIWYNPIPEEDPRLPAPELPGPQPGSAEPESLASPGAAPASPPTKASRTKSPGPARRLSMKMKKLPELRRRLSLRSTRAGRERERAAPAGSVISRYHLDSSVGTPGRAAVSEGARGLRAGYLSDGDSPERPAGPPSPTAFRPYEVGPSARTPPSALWGRLSLHLYGLGGLRPAPGATPRDLCCLLQVDGVARARTGPLRGGPDFLRLDHTFHLELEAARLLRALVLAWDPGVRRHRPCAQGTVLLPTVFRGCEAQQLAVRLEPQGLLYAKLTLSEQQEAPGTAEPRVFGLPLPLLVEREQSPGQVPLIIQKCVGQIERRGLRVVGLYRLCGSAAVKKELRDAFERDSAAVCLSEDLYPDINVVTGILKDYLRELPTPLITQPLYQVVLEAMAREPPSRAPSSTEGTRGLLSCLPDVERATLTLLLDHLRLVSSFHAHNRMTPQNLAVCFGPVLLPARQAPARPRIRSSGPGLSNAVDFKRHIEVLHYLLQAWPDPRRPPEAPELVPYLRPKRQPPLHLPLASPEVVTRPRGRGGPESPPSNRYAGDWSVCGRDFLPCGRDFLSGPDYDHVTGSDSEDEDEEAGEPTVATDFEDDFEAPFNPHLNLKDFDALIMDLERELSKQINVCL comes from the exons ATGGCCGAGCCGCTACTCAGGAAAACCTTCTCCCGCCTTCGGGGCCGGGAGAAACTTCCCCGGAAAAAGTCGGACGCGAAGGAGCGCG GCCGCCCAGCCCAGCGCCCGGAGCCCAGTCCTCCAGAACCAGAGCCCCAGGCCCCGGAAGGATCCCAGGCTGGAGCAGAGGGGCCCCCCAGCCCCGAGGCATCTCGGAGCCCAGCTCGGGGTGCCTACCTGCAGAGCCTGGAGCCCAGCAGCCGCCGATGGGTGCTGGGCGGGGCCAAGCCACCAGATGAGGCCACCTTGGGGCCCGGGGCAGCTGGCAGTAGGGAGCCTGCTGGTGAGATCTGGTACAACCCCATCCCTGAGGAGGACCCCAGACTCCCGGCACCTGAGCTCCCAGGCCCACAGCCAGGCTCAGCTGAGCCGGAGAGCCTGGCCTCCCCAG GCGCAGCCCCCGCCAGTCCCCCAACCAAAGCCTCCCGCACCAAGTCCCCAGGCCCGGCCAGGCGGCTCTCAATGAAGATGAAGAAGCTGCCCGAGCTGCGGCGCCGCCTGAGTCTGCGGAGCACCCGGGCTGGCCGAGAGCGTGAGCGAGCCGCCCCCGCGGGGTCCGTCATCAGCCGTTACCACCTGGACAGCAGCGTGGGGACCCCGGGGCGGGCGGCAGTGTCTGAGGGCGCACGGGGCCTGAGGGCCGGTTACCTCAGTGATGGCGACTCTCCTGAGCGCCCAGCGGGGCCCCCGTCGCCCACCGCCTTCCGCCCCTATGAGGTGGGCCCATCGGCCCGGACGCCCCCCAGTGCACTCTGGGGCCGCCTCAGCCTACACTTGTACGGGCTGGGGGGGCTGCGACCGGCACCTGGGGCCACTCCGCGAGACCTCTGCTGCCTGCTGCAGGTGGATGGGGTGGCCCGGGCCCGAACGGGGCCACTGCGTGGGGGGCCAGACTTCCTGCGGCTGGACCACACCTTCCACCTGGAACTCGAGGCCGCGCGGCTGCTGCGGGCCCTGGTGCTGGCATGGGACCCCGGCGTTCGGCGGCACCGGCCCTGCGCCCAGGGTACTGTGCTGCTGCCCACGGTTTTCCGAG GGTGCGAGGCCCAGCAGCTggctgtgcgcctggagccccaAGGGCTGCTGTACGCCAAGCTGACCCTGTCGGAGCAACAGGAAGCACCAGGCACAGCTGAGCCCCGAGTCTTCGGGCTGCCCCTGCCACTGCTGGTGGAGCGGGAGCAGTCCCCGGGCCAGGTGCCCCTCATCATCCAGAAGTGTGTTGGGCAGATTGAGCGCCGAGGGCTACGG GTAGTGGGGCTGTACCGTCTGTGTGGCTCAGCAGCTGTGAAGAAAGAGCTTCGAGATGCCTTTGAGCGGGACAGTGCAGCTGTCTGCCTCTCCGAGGACCTGTACCCCGATATCAATGTCGTCACTG GCATCCTCAAGGATTATCTTCGGGAGTTGCCTACCCCGCTCATCACCCAGCCCCTCTATCAGGTGGTGTTGGAGGCCATGGCCCGAGAGCCCCCAAGCAGGGCTCCTTCCAGCACTGAGGGCACCCGTGGGCTCCTCAGCTGCCTGCCAGATGTGGAGAGG GCTACACTGACGCTTCTCCTGGACCACCTGCGCCTTGTCTCCTCCTTCCACGCCCACAACCGCATGACTCCGCAGAACCTTGCCGTTTGCTTCGGTCCTGTGCTGCTGCCGGCGCGCCAGGCACCCGCCAGGCCCCGCATCCGCAGCTCTGGCCCGGGCCTCTCGAATGCAGTGGACTTCAAGCGCCACATCGAGGTGCTGCACTACCTGCTGCAAGCCTGGCCAG ATCCGCGCAGGCCCCCAGAGGCTCCGGAGCTCGTCCCGTACCTGCGGCCCAAACGACAGCCGCCGCTTCACTTGCCGCTAGCGAGCCCCGAAGTGGTGACTCGGCCCCGCGGCCGGGGCGGCCCCGAGAGCCCCCCGAGCAACCGCTACGCCGGTGACTGGAGCGTTTGCGGGCGGGACTTCCTGCCTTGTGGGCGGGACTTCCTGTCCGGGCCGGACTACGACCACGTGACGGGCAGCGACAGCGAAGACGAGGACGAAGAGGCTGGCGAGCCGACGGTCGCTACCGACTTCGAAGACGACTTCGAGGCTCCCTTCAACCCGCACCTGAACCTCAAAGACTTTGATGCCCTCATCATGGACCTGGAGAGAGAGCTCTCCAAGCAGATCAACGTGTGTCTGTGA
- the ILVBL gene encoding 2-hydroxyacyl-CoA lyase 2 isoform X1 — METPAAAAPAGSFFPSFLLLGFATLVAALLGAAHRLGLFYQLMHKVDKASIRHGGENVAAVLRAHGVRFLFTLVGGHISPLLVACEKLGIRVVDTRHEVTAVFAADAVARLTGTVGVAAVTAGPGLTNTVTAVKNAQIAQSPVLLLGGAASTLLQNRGALQAIDQMSLFRPLCKFCASVQRVREIIPTLRAAMAAAQSGTPGPVFVELPIDVLYPYFMVQKETVSAKPPKGLVGQGVSWYLENYLANLFAGAWEPQPEGPLPLDIPQASPQQVQRCVEILSRAKRPLVLLGSQALLPPTPSDKLRVAVETLGVPCFLGGMARGLLGRNHPLHIRQNRSAALKKADVVVLAGTVCDFRLSYGRVLSRSSKIIIVNRNRKEMLMNSDMFWKPQEAVQGDVGSFVVKLAQGLQGQTWASDWAEELRQADRQKEQTFREKASMPVAEHLNPVRVLQLVEETLPDNSILVVDGGDFVGTAAHLVQPRGPLRWLDPGAFGTLGVGAGFALGAKLCQPDAEVWCLFGDGAFGYSLIEFDTFVRHKIPVMALIGNDAGWTQISREQVPCLGSNVACGLAYTGYHKAAMGLGAQGLLLSQESEDQVVKVLHDAQQQCQDGHPVVVNILIGRTDFRDGSIAV, encoded by the exons ATGGAGACGCCCGCGGCTGCCGCCCCTGCTGGGAGCTTCTTCCCCTCTTTCCTGCTCCTGGGTTTCGCGACGCTAGTGGCCGCCTTGCTGGGTGCCGCTCACCGCCTGGGGCTCTTCTATCAGTTGATGCACAAG GTGGACAAGGCAAGCATCCGGCATGGTGGGGAGAATGTGGCAGCCGTGCTGAGGGCCCATGGCGTGCGGTTCCTTTTCACGCTGGTCGGCGGGCATATTTCCCCACTGCTGGTGGCCTGTGAGAAGCTGGGCATCCGCGTGGTGGACACCCGCCACGAAGTCACAGCCGTCTTTGCTGCTGATGCTGTGGCCCGCCTGACCG GGACAGTGGGCGTGGCGGCAGTGACAGCGGGCCCCGGCCTCACCAACACAGTGACTGCGGTGAAGAATGCCCAGATAGCCCAGTCCCCAGTCCTGCTTCTGGGTGGGGCTGCCAGCACCCTGCTGCAG AACCGGGGCGCACTCCAGGCTATTGATCAGATGTCCCTGTTCCGGCCACTCTGCAAGTTTTGTGCTTCTGTGCAGAGGGTGCGGGAGATCATCCCCACCCTGAGGGCCGCGATGGCTGCTGCTCAGTCGGGCACCCCAG GCCCGGTGTTTGTGGAACTGCCTATTGATGTGCTGTACCCCTACTTCATGGTTCAGAAGGAGACGGTGTCAGCTAAGCCGCCCAAGGGCCTCGTGGGTCAAGGGGTCTCCTG GTACTTAGAGAATTACCTGGCCAACCTCTTTGCAGGAGCCTGGGAGCCTCAGCCTGAGGGGCCTCTGCCTCTGGACATCCCTCAGGCTTCCCCTCAGCAG GTTCAGCGCTGTGTTGAGATCCTGAGTCGGGCCAAAAGGCCCCTTGTGCTGCTTGGGAGCCAGGCCCTGTTGCCTCCAACACCTTCAGACAAACTTCG GGTTGCTGTGGAGACCCTGGGTGTCCCCTGCTTCCTGGGCGGGATGGCGCGGGGACTGCTGGGCCGGAACCACCCCCTTCACATCCGGCAGAACCGCAGTGCCGCCCTGAAGAAGGCAGATGTTGTCGTCCTGGCAG GAACGGTGTGTGACTTCCGTCTGTCCTATGGCCGTGTCCTCAGCCGCAGCAGCAAAATCATCATTGTCAACCGTAACCGGAAAGAGATGTTGATGAACTCAGACATGTTCTGGAAGCCCCAGGAGGCTGTGCAGG GAGACGTGGGCTCCTTCGTGGTGAAGCTGGCGCAGGGACTTCAGGGCCAGACGTGGGCCTCAGACTGGGCAGAGGAGCTTCGGCAGGCTGACCGACAGAAGGAGCAGACCTTTCG GGAGAAGGCATCGATGCCTGTAGCCGAGCACCTTAACCCGGTGCGGGTACTGCAGCTGGTGGAGGAAACTCTGCCTGACAACTCCATTCTGGTGGTCGATGGTGGGGACTTCGTGGGTACAGCCGCCCACCTGGTGCAGCCCCGCGGCCCCCTGCGCTGGCTCGATCCTG GGGCCTTCGGTACTCTGGGGGTTGGTGCGGGATTTGCACTTGGCGCCAAGCTGTGTCAGCCGGATGCCGAG GTCTGGTGCCTGTTTGGCGATGGAGCCTTTGGCTACAGCCTCATCGAATTTGACACCTTCGTCAGACACAAG ATCCCAGTGATGGCTTTGATAGGGAATGATGCTGGCTGGACCCAGATTTCCCGGGAGCAGGTGCCCTGTCTGGGCAGCAATGTGGCCTGTGGCTTGGCTTACACTG GTTATCACAAGGCGGCCATGGGACTGGGAGCCCAGGGCTTGCTACTTTCACAAGAGAGTGAGGATCAGGTGGTCAAGGTGCTGCATGATGCCCAGCAGCAGTGCCAAGATGGCCACCCAGTTGTGGTCAACATCCTCATTGGGAGGACGGACTTCCGAGATGGCTCCATTGCCGTGTAG